One window of the Archangium primigenium genome contains the following:
- a CDS encoding ArsR/SmtB family transcription factor: MEQYPEQLSGIFLSGIFQALADPTRRAVLRRLGQGPASIGELAKPFDMALPSFMKHIHLLEKSGWIHTRKEGRVRTCVLEKKPLAAAESWLSEQRALWEGRTDRLELFVTASRPKEKPE, from the coding sequence ATGGAACAGTATCCGGAGCAGCTGAGCGGCATCTTCCTGAGCGGCATCTTCCAGGCCCTCGCGGACCCCACGCGCCGGGCGGTGTTGCGGCGTCTGGGTCAGGGGCCCGCGAGCATCGGTGAATTGGCGAAGCCCTTCGACATGGCCTTGCCCTCCTTCATGAAACACATCCACCTGCTCGAGAAGAGCGGGTGGATCCACACGCGCAAGGAAGGGCGCGTGCGCACGTGTGTCCTGGAGAAGAAGCCGCTGGCCGCCGCCGAGTCCTGGCTGTCCGAGCAACGCGCCCTCTGGGAGGGCCGCACCGACCGGTTGGAGCTGTTCGTCACCGCCTCACGCCCCAAGGAGAAACCCGAATGA
- a CDS encoding SRPBCC family protein has product MSPSPHPELDLTISRVIKAPRAALWKAWTERASFEQWWVPAPARCKVVEMDLRPGGALVTHLSEDGGDFVPHLSGCYLALDEGERIVFTNALVAGWRPAAQPFMTAIITLREHPQGTLYTAQVMHKDGADRAQHEKLGFHDGWGGVTAQLARLVER; this is encoded by the coding sequence ATGAGCCCCTCGCCCCACCCTGAACTGGATCTGACGATCTCCCGCGTCATCAAGGCGCCGCGCGCCGCCCTCTGGAAGGCCTGGACGGAGCGCGCCAGCTTCGAGCAGTGGTGGGTCCCCGCGCCCGCGCGCTGCAAGGTCGTGGAGATGGACCTGCGCCCCGGGGGCGCCCTCGTCACCCACTTGAGCGAGGACGGAGGCGACTTCGTGCCGCACCTGAGCGGCTGCTACCTCGCGCTCGACGAGGGCGAGCGCATCGTCTTCACCAACGCCCTGGTCGCGGGATGGCGGCCCGCCGCGCAGCCCTTCATGACCGCCATCATCACGCTGCGCGAGCATCCCCAGGGCACGCTCTACACCGCCCAGGTGATGCACAAGGACGGCGCGGACCGGGCCCAGCACGAGAAGCTGGGCTTTCACGACGGGTGGGGCGGCGTCACCGCGCAGCTCGCCCGGCTCGTGGAGCGCTGA
- a CDS encoding tellurite resistance TerB family protein, whose product MTREYPQEQLLAFVQAMANVAASDGRVTEDERQQLDDLVVGIGLSPRDEQVAALIQREFDQPGRLADIVAKIEIREMRAALLRMLVEVACADGRIAAEERASVEEAATTFGYAVAVADELIDWTLQSIKLEQREQEIMAKLM is encoded by the coding sequence ATGACGCGCGAGTACCCCCAGGAGCAGCTGTTGGCGTTCGTTCAGGCCATGGCCAACGTGGCGGCGAGTGACGGCCGGGTCACCGAGGACGAGCGTCAGCAGCTCGATGACCTGGTGGTGGGCATCGGGCTGTCGCCCCGGGACGAGCAGGTCGCCGCGCTCATCCAGCGGGAGTTCGACCAGCCCGGCCGCCTGGCCGACATCGTCGCCAAGATTGAAATCCGCGAGATGCGCGCCGCCCTCTTGCGCATGCTCGTGGAGGTGGCGTGCGCCGACGGGCGGATCGCCGCCGAGGAGCGCGCGTCGGTGGAGGAGGCCGCCACCACGTTCGGCTACGCCGTGGCGGTCGCCGATGAGCTCATCGACTGGACGCTCCAGTCCATCAAGCTCGAGCAGCGCGAGCAGGAGATCATGGCCAAGCTGATGTAG
- a CDS encoding LysR family transcriptional regulator, producing the protein MPRPPRSSSPPATADRLELMRTFVCIVDAGSLSAAAERMATTQPTVSRRLQTLERSLGLRLLQRSTHAMKLSEDGVRCYARAKELLASWETFEADLRGASDEPEGLLRVVVPHAFGQEQLVGPLTAFLKRHPRVSVEWLLHDRPPDFIAEGIDCAIRVGEVHDPDVVALRVAEVPRIVVAAPALLAGAPPPEQPEALERLPWLSLRTFYRDEVALTHAATGDVRSIHFRPRMSTDSLYAIRSAAMAGLGACVASAWALQEALGRGQLVHLVPGWRAAPLPMSVLYPQARFYPAKLRAFVAWMREAVPAAVAAGMAGV; encoded by the coding sequence ATGCCCCGCCCACCCAGGTCGTCCTCACCGCCCGCCACCGCCGACCGCCTCGAGTTGATGCGGACCTTCGTGTGCATCGTCGACGCGGGCAGCCTGTCCGCCGCCGCCGAGCGCATGGCCACCACGCAGCCCACGGTGAGCCGCCGGCTGCAGACGCTGGAGCGCTCGCTGGGCCTGCGGCTGCTCCAGCGCTCGACGCACGCGATGAAGCTCTCCGAGGACGGGGTGCGCTGCTACGCGCGCGCCAAGGAACTGCTGGCGAGCTGGGAGACCTTCGAGGCGGACCTGCGCGGCGCGAGTGACGAGCCCGAGGGCCTGCTGCGGGTCGTGGTGCCGCATGCCTTCGGACAGGAGCAACTGGTGGGGCCGCTCACGGCGTTCCTCAAGCGCCACCCGCGCGTGTCCGTGGAGTGGCTGCTGCACGATCGGCCCCCGGACTTCATCGCGGAGGGCATCGACTGCGCCATCCGCGTGGGCGAGGTGCATGACCCGGACGTGGTGGCCCTGCGCGTGGCGGAGGTGCCGCGCATCGTCGTGGCCGCGCCCGCGCTGCTGGCCGGGGCGCCCCCGCCGGAGCAGCCCGAGGCGCTCGAGCGGCTGCCCTGGTTGTCCCTGCGCACGTTCTACCGGGACGAGGTGGCGCTGACGCACGCGGCCACGGGAGACGTGCGGTCCATCCACTTCCGGCCCCGCATGAGCACGGACAGCCTCTACGCCATCCGGAGCGCGGCGATGGCCGGCCTGGGCGCGTGCGTGGCCTCGGCGTGGGCGCTCCAGGAGGCGCTCGGGCGCGGCCAGCTCGTGCACCTGGTGCCGGGCTGGCGCGCCGCGCCCCTTCCCATGTCCGTCCTCTACCCGCAGGCGCGCTTCTACCCGGCGAAGCTGCGCGCCTTCGTGGCGTGGATGCGCGAGGCGGTGCCGGCGGCCGTGGCGGCGGGCATGGCGGGCGTCTGA
- a CDS encoding MFS transporter: protein MSSIPTVHASLDRSLEALGTDTPPRLSGGLRLLLATSAGLSVASLYYSQPILGVIGADLRASGGAMGLVPTLSQLGYALGILLLAPLGDRFDRRRLILVKLAVLSGALLLGSLAPGIGPLLAVSLALGLAATVAQDIIPAAAMLAPERHRGKMVGTVMTGLLLGILLSRVVSGVVAARLGWRAVYLFAAGSVAVMGLVAWQRLPRFRPTSTLPYRALLGSLTRLWREHGALRRAALAQGLLAIGFSAFWSTLAVMLRDAPFQLGSEAAGAFGLVGAAGALGAPVAGRLADRLGAEKITRLGAGLTALSFALMFALPWLSSGAGLWLLALSALGFDLGVQVTLVAHQSIVFGLDASARSRLNAVLIVGMFIGMSLGAASGGFLLAAWGWGALTLLATGSALAALAVRLAPGARPRP from the coding sequence ATGTCATCCATTCCCACCGTGCATGCAAGCCTCGACCGGAGCCTCGAGGCCCTCGGGACGGACACGCCTCCGCGCTTGTCGGGAGGCCTGCGGCTGCTGCTGGCCACGAGCGCCGGCCTGTCCGTGGCGTCGCTCTACTACAGCCAGCCCATCCTCGGGGTCATCGGGGCCGACCTCCGGGCCTCGGGGGGCGCGATGGGTCTGGTGCCCACGCTCAGCCAGTTGGGCTACGCGCTGGGCATCCTGCTGCTGGCCCCCCTGGGAGACCGGTTCGACCGGCGCCGCCTCATCCTCGTCAAGCTCGCGGTGCTCAGTGGCGCCCTGTTGCTGGGCAGCCTCGCGCCGGGCATCGGGCCGCTGCTGGCGGTGAGCCTCGCCCTCGGGCTGGCGGCGACCGTGGCGCAAGACATCATCCCCGCCGCGGCGATGCTCGCCCCCGAGCGGCACCGCGGCAAGATGGTGGGCACGGTGATGACGGGCCTGTTGCTCGGCATCCTGCTGTCCCGCGTCGTCAGTGGCGTGGTCGCCGCGCGCCTGGGCTGGCGCGCCGTGTACCTGTTCGCCGCTGGCAGCGTGGCGGTGATGGGCCTCGTGGCCTGGCAGCGCCTGCCCCGCTTCCGGCCGACCAGCACCCTGCCCTATCGCGCGCTGCTGGGCTCCCTCACCCGGCTGTGGCGGGAACATGGCGCCTTGCGCCGGGCGGCGCTCGCCCAGGGCCTGCTCGCCATCGGGTTCAGCGCGTTCTGGTCCACCCTCGCCGTGATGCTGCGGGACGCGCCCTTCCAGCTGGGCAGCGAGGCCGCGGGCGCCTTCGGCCTCGTGGGCGCCGCCGGAGCCCTGGGCGCCCCGGTGGCGGGCCGCCTCGCGGATCGCCTCGGCGCCGAGAAGATCACCCGCCTGGGCGCGGGCCTGACGGCCCTGTCCTTCGCCTTGATGTTCGCCCTGCCCTGGCTCTCGTCGGGCGCCGGGCTCTGGCTGCTGGCCCTCAGTGCCCTGGGCTTCGACCTGGGCGTCCAGGTCACGCTCGTGGCGCACCAGAGCATCGTCTTCGGCCTCGACGCCTCGGCGCGCAGCCGGCTCAACGCCGTGCTCATCGTCGGCATGTTCATCGGCATGTCCCTGGGCGCGGCGAGCGGCGGCTTCCTTCTGGCCGCGTGGGGTTGGGGGGCCCTGACGCTGCTGGCCACCGGCTCCGCGCTCGCGGCCCTGGCGGTGCGCCTGGCGCCGGGCGCACGTCCCCGACCCTGA
- a CDS encoding endonuclease/exonuclease/phosphatase family protein has protein sequence MTLRPTSLMKRLVTLSGAALAVLAASGAAVASVRSAATPSVTPLAAERLRVVTANLAFRGPDAVRQDWSTIGPDADIVFVQEAKNVRLRDILGDGWAVRQDTSSEDRQGSAVVIRKSAVRDIGDLQLVKGTEASGCPDGGILTRWIAQVDVQLNNNRWVRTASLHMPPPRCQTGPGSPYAVMADNVVAFAKRSGRLLVLGADWNKVVDEDPNDIGARTGLLPRGPDSGHRIDGFYVSPAITTSGLQQLPQTGSDHRPVQMTVVVPEP, from the coding sequence ATGACCCTGCGTCCCACGTCCCTGATGAAACGGCTCGTCACCCTCTCGGGCGCGGCCCTCGCGGTGCTGGCGGCCTCCGGCGCGGCGGTCGCGAGCGTCCGCTCCGCGGCGACCCCGTCCGTCACGCCGCTGGCCGCCGAGCGGCTGCGGGTGGTGACGGCCAACCTCGCCTTCCGGGGACCGGATGCGGTGCGCCAGGACTGGAGCACCATCGGGCCCGACGCGGACATCGTGTTCGTGCAGGAGGCCAAGAACGTCCGGCTGCGCGACATCCTCGGGGATGGCTGGGCGGTGCGTCAGGACACCTCGTCCGAGGACCGGCAGGGCAGCGCCGTGGTCATCCGCAAGTCGGCGGTGCGCGACATCGGCGACTTGCAGCTGGTGAAGGGCACGGAGGCCAGCGGCTGCCCCGATGGCGGCATCCTGACGCGGTGGATCGCCCAGGTGGACGTCCAGTTGAACAACAACCGCTGGGTGCGCACCGCGTCGCTGCACATGCCCCCGCCGCGCTGCCAGACCGGACCCGGCAGCCCCTATGCCGTCATGGCGGACAACGTCGTGGCCTTCGCCAAGCGCAGCGGGCGGCTCCTGGTGCTGGGCGCGGACTGGAACAAGGTGGTCGACGAGGACCCCAATGACATCGGCGCCCGCACGGGCCTGCTGCCGAGGGGGCCCGACTCGGGCCACCGCATCGACGGCTTCTACGTCTCGCCCGCGATCACCACCAGCGGCCTGCAGCAGCTGCCCCAGACGGGAAGCGATCACCGTCCGGTGCAGATGACCGTCGTGGTGCCCGAGCCGTAA
- a CDS encoding GFA family protein, with amino-acid sequence MSDTKSSQEGGCRCGRVRLRISAPSLLTMACHCTGCQRMTASAYSLSTAIPSEGFEVIQGEPVIGGLHGASRHYFCGYCMSWMFTRPEGIDTFVNVRATMLDDPRGFTPFIETWTSEKLPWATTPAVHSFEKLPAYSDFEGLTKEFLERAAK; translated from the coding sequence ATGAGTGACACGAAGTCGTCCCAGGAAGGTGGCTGTCGGTGTGGGCGGGTGCGGCTGCGCATCAGCGCGCCGTCCCTGCTCACCATGGCCTGCCATTGCACGGGCTGTCAGCGGATGACCGCCAGCGCCTACTCCCTGAGCACCGCGATTCCCAGCGAGGGCTTCGAGGTCATCCAGGGCGAGCCCGTCATCGGCGGCCTGCACGGTGCCTCGCGGCACTACTTCTGCGGCTACTGCATGAGCTGGATGTTCACCCGGCCCGAGGGCATCGACACCTTCGTCAACGTGCGCGCGACGATGCTCGACGACCCCAGGGGCTTCACGCCGTTCATCGAGACGTGGACGAGCGAGAAGCTCCCCTGGGCGACCACTCCGGCGGTCCACAGCTTCGAGAAGCTGCCGGCCTACAGCGACTTCGAGGGGCTGACGAAGGAGTTCCTGGAGCGCGCGGCGAAGTAG
- a CDS encoding tetratricopeptide repeat protein: protein MSATPCHRHPLISATRGCGECFQPICAGCSVLDGETCRCPECAAAHRKGQSRRMLGVAALGLCLVGAGVGYVRWRENAPASPEPGFDYGAHRGRVLALRSQLEKEPCDRTRGVEFAQTLFSLQDWRGSVRFTDDFIARCGQFPALRSISYSAHIRLSEFEPAIRDATELIDSAPGNAGYRVWRALAYQSRGAAEESLADFQEAFKLQPEQFQVANQLATTYEQRNQPCEAWRVFLEHQRVNPQASHNPEVVGRAQGLALRGRCAPEETRPAVPAGKTRK from the coding sequence ATGTCCGCGACCCCCTGTCATCGTCATCCGCTCATCTCCGCGACCCGGGGGTGTGGCGAGTGCTTCCAACCCATCTGCGCCGGCTGCTCCGTCCTCGATGGAGAGACGTGCCGCTGTCCCGAGTGCGCCGCCGCCCACCGCAAGGGCCAGTCCCGGCGGATGCTCGGGGTCGCCGCGCTCGGCCTCTGCCTGGTGGGCGCGGGCGTGGGCTACGTGCGGTGGCGGGAGAACGCCCCCGCCTCCCCGGAGCCCGGGTTCGACTATGGCGCCCACCGCGGGCGCGTCCTCGCGCTCCGGAGCCAGCTGGAGAAGGAGCCGTGTGATCGGACGCGGGGGGTGGAGTTCGCCCAGACGCTGTTCAGCCTCCAGGACTGGCGGGGCAGCGTCCGGTTCACGGACGACTTCATCGCCCGGTGTGGCCAGTTCCCCGCGCTGCGCTCCATCAGCTACTCGGCGCACATCCGCCTGAGCGAGTTCGAGCCCGCCATCCGGGATGCCACGGAGCTCATCGACAGCGCACCCGGCAACGCCGGCTACCGCGTCTGGCGGGCCCTGGCGTACCAGTCGCGGGGCGCGGCCGAGGAGTCCCTCGCGGACTTCCAGGAGGCCTTCAAGCTCCAGCCCGAGCAGTTCCAGGTGGCCAACCAGCTCGCCACCACCTACGAGCAGCGCAACCAGCCGTGTGAGGCCTGGCGGGTGTTCCTGGAGCACCAGCGCGTCAACCCCCAGGCGTCGCACAACCCCGAGGTCGTGGGGCGCGCCCAGGGCCTGGCGCTCCGGGGCCGCTGCGCGCCCGAGGAGACCCGTCCGGCGGTGCCCGCCGGCAAGACCCGGAAGTGA
- a CDS encoding ATP-binding protein gives MIPPSLPPDEARRLLALRRLNLLDTPAEERFDRIVRMASRMFRVPITLVSLLDESRQWFKARVGLASASTPRDVSFCGHAILAPLTFVVRDAREDVRFADNPLVTGEPHVRFYAGHPLRAADGSPVGTLCLLDRQAREFTDEEEQLLRDLASWVELELNALTLREARTVLEQQERFFELSVDMLCIAGLDGTFRRLGRAWTRTLGYPEETLLTTPLLDLVHAEDRAATAAWLARGARGEPLPSFEHRCRAADGSWPWLQWNAAVNREEGIFYGVARDVTEQKRLEAEREQVARMKSEFVSTVSHELRTPLTSIRGSLGLLDGGVLGDLPEQARDMVRIARNNTERLIRLINDILDLEKMESGKLDFHLEPLALDTLLTHAVEAHQGYAEQCGARLELVLEVRDVRAVLDGDRFLQVLANLLSNALKFSPRGERVTLRLARSDTGVCVSVEDRGPGIPESFRARVFEKFAQADGSDSRSKGGTGLGLSIAWSLMQRMGGSLDFVSRPGEGTTFRVELPEWHAAPVAG, from the coding sequence ATGATTCCCCCGTCCCTGCCTCCCGATGAAGCGCGGCGCCTGTTGGCCCTGCGGCGTCTGAACCTGTTGGACACCCCGGCCGAGGAGCGCTTCGACCGCATCGTCCGCATGGCCTCGCGGATGTTCCGCGTGCCCATCACCCTGGTCTCCCTGCTGGACGAGTCACGCCAGTGGTTCAAGGCGCGGGTGGGCCTGGCGTCCGCCTCCACGCCGCGAGACGTGTCGTTCTGCGGCCACGCCATCCTCGCGCCCCTCACCTTCGTGGTGCGCGACGCCCGGGAGGACGTGCGCTTCGCGGACAACCCGCTCGTCACCGGCGAGCCGCACGTGCGCTTCTACGCGGGCCACCCCCTGCGCGCCGCGGATGGCAGCCCCGTGGGGACGCTCTGCCTGCTCGATCGCCAGGCACGCGAGTTCACGGACGAGGAGGAGCAGCTGCTGCGCGACCTGGCCTCGTGGGTGGAGCTGGAGCTCAACGCGCTCACCCTGCGTGAGGCGCGCACCGTGCTGGAGCAGCAGGAGCGCTTCTTCGAGCTGTCCGTGGACATGCTCTGCATCGCCGGGCTGGATGGGACGTTCCGGCGGCTGGGCCGGGCATGGACGCGGACGCTCGGCTACCCCGAGGAGACCCTGCTGACCACGCCGCTGCTGGACCTGGTGCACGCGGAGGACCGGGCCGCCACCGCCGCGTGGCTGGCGCGGGGCGCCCGGGGCGAGCCCTTGCCGTCCTTCGAGCACCGCTGCCGGGCGGCGGACGGCTCCTGGCCGTGGTTGCAGTGGAACGCCGCCGTCAATCGGGAGGAGGGCATCTTCTACGGCGTGGCGCGCGACGTCACCGAGCAGAAGCGCCTGGAGGCCGAGCGCGAGCAGGTGGCGCGGATGAAGAGCGAGTTCGTCTCCACGGTGAGCCACGAATTGCGCACGCCCCTCACCTCCATCCGGGGCTCGCTGGGCCTGCTGGACGGGGGCGTGCTCGGCGACCTGCCCGAGCAGGCGCGGGACATGGTGCGCATCGCGCGCAACAACACCGAGCGCCTCATCCGCCTCATCAACGACATCCTCGACCTGGAGAAGATGGAGTCGGGCAAGCTGGACTTCCACCTGGAGCCCCTGGCGCTGGACACCCTGCTCACGCACGCCGTGGAAGCGCACCAGGGGTATGCGGAGCAGTGTGGCGCCCGGCTGGAGCTGGTCCTGGAGGTACGCGACGTCCGGGCGGTGCTCGATGGGGACCGCTTCCTCCAGGTGCTCGCCAACCTGCTGTCCAACGCGCTCAAGTTCTCGCCCCGGGGCGAGCGGGTCACGCTGCGGCTCGCGCGCTCGGACACGGGCGTGTGCGTGAGCGTGGAGGACCGGGGGCCGGGCATTCCCGAGTCCTTCCGTGCGCGGGTCTTCGAGAAGTTCGCCCAGGCGGACGGCTCGGACAGCCGGAGCAAGGGCGGCACCGGCCTGGGGCTCTCCATCGCCTGGTCCCTGATGCAGCGCATGGGCGGCTCGCTGGACTTCGTCTCGCGGCCGGGGGAGGGCACCACCTTCCGGGTGGAGCTGCCCGAGTGGCACGCGGCGCCGGTGGCCGGGTAG
- a CDS encoding FAD-binding oxidoreductase, giving the protein MRIATELSPSRYSPTPRHEERHKAKVDRIARQLRQRTSTRPASFKKKTPPHQVPKHGDLRRGDDKIDLSDLDEILEIDPVTLTCTVEPAVTFDEVVQATLRHGLVPIIVPEHKTISLGGSVAGCSIESMSFKSGGFHDTCLEYEIITAKGDVLRCSPGENPLVFQMIHGSFGTLGVLSKLRFRLVRAAPYVHMTYETYDTLEAFQQAIFRHSTAQDVDYMDGQIFSATKHVLCLGRFTEEAPYTSRYDWLKAYCESIPVRQEDYLSTYDYLFRYDRGVTHVSPSSLVGRALFGKLVHSDSMLRAAHRFHRFLPKQNPSVIVDVFIPFSRTAEFMDWYHQEVRHYPVWCVPYKRVHDYEWLTPQWWSGVQDPLFLDLAVYGLQQPPGRNFYKEFEDELLRVNGTKTLISYNYYDEQTFWSLWNRDTYQAVKRLTDPDNVFRDLYTKTCRAALGLEGDSKN; this is encoded by the coding sequence ATGCGCATCGCAACGGAGCTCAGTCCTTCGCGGTACAGCCCCACCCCACGGCACGAGGAGCGCCACAAGGCCAAGGTCGATCGGATCGCGCGGCAATTGCGCCAGCGCACCAGCACCCGGCCGGCGTCCTTCAAGAAGAAGACTCCGCCCCACCAGGTCCCCAAGCACGGCGACCTGCGGCGCGGCGACGACAAGATCGACCTGAGTGATCTCGATGAGATCCTCGAGATCGATCCGGTGACCCTGACGTGCACGGTCGAGCCCGCGGTGACCTTCGACGAGGTGGTCCAGGCGACCCTGCGCCATGGGCTGGTGCCCATCATCGTCCCCGAGCACAAGACCATCAGCCTGGGCGGCTCGGTGGCGGGCTGCTCCATCGAGTCCATGTCCTTCAAGTCCGGGGGCTTCCACGACACGTGCCTGGAGTACGAGATCATCACCGCCAAGGGCGACGTGCTGCGCTGCTCCCCGGGCGAGAACCCGCTCGTGTTCCAGATGATCCACGGCTCGTTCGGCACGCTGGGCGTGCTGTCCAAGCTGCGCTTCCGGCTCGTGCGCGCCGCGCCCTATGTCCACATGACCTACGAGACGTACGACACGCTCGAGGCCTTCCAGCAGGCCATCTTCCGCCACTCCACCGCCCAGGACGTGGACTACATGGACGGGCAGATCTTCTCGGCGACGAAGCACGTGCTGTGCCTGGGCCGCTTCACCGAGGAGGCGCCGTACACGAGCCGCTACGACTGGCTCAAGGCCTACTGCGAGAGCATCCCCGTGCGCCAGGAGGACTACCTCTCCACGTACGACTACCTCTTCCGCTACGACCGGGGCGTCACGCACGTGTCCCCCAGCAGCCTCGTGGGCCGGGCCCTGTTCGGCAAGCTGGTGCACTCGGACAGCATGTTGCGCGCCGCGCACCGCTTCCACCGCTTCCTGCCGAAGCAGAACCCGTCGGTCATCGTGGACGTGTTCATCCCGTTCTCGCGCACCGCCGAGTTCATGGACTGGTACCACCAGGAGGTGCGGCACTACCCGGTGTGGTGCGTGCCGTACAAGCGGGTGCACGACTACGAGTGGCTCACGCCCCAGTGGTGGAGCGGGGTGCAGGATCCACTCTTCCTCGACCTCGCGGTCTACGGGCTCCAGCAGCCGCCGGGCCGCAACTTCTACAAGGAGTTCGAGGACGAGCTGCTCCGGGTCAACGGCACCAAGACGCTCATCTCGTACAACTACTACGACGAGCAGACCTTCTGGAGCCTCTGGAACCGCGACACCTACCAGGCGGTGAAGCGGCTCACGGACCCGGACAACGTCTTCCGCGACCTCTACACCAAGACCTGCCGGGCGGCGTTGGGACTGGAAGGGGATTCGAAGAATTAA
- a CDS encoding DUF2254 family protein produces the protein MNRLRDFWLWLSSTLWFIPGTMVVVSVLLAVALTALDVVIGHDWTEDHPLFFGVGAEGARGMLSAIAGSMMTVASLTFSLTISTLATASSQYTSRLIRNFMRDRYNQFVLGYFVGLFAYCLVVLRTIRGGDEGREFIPAIAVMAGLVLALVSIGVLIFFIHHIASSIQAATILERVTHETLAALATWFPQEMGQPARPGTEIPQKAEAPGTVWHAITADRTGYVRSVDEQALLDLATRNDTVVRMEVDVGGFVTRHGVLCTIARVKPLDEALLRGLRGAFGVGGSRTVQQDPAFGVRQLVDIGLKALSAGVNDTTTGVMCVDYLGAVLECITRRNIPEQLRAQDGTLRVIAKGRSFEGLVGLCFDQIRLCAGENVAVQVSLLRAFTHAARQTGDPARRRVLLGQAQRVAEVADRTLPFDHDRAQVRAALEPCLAQLDLPGAPRAEALLPPRP, from the coding sequence GTGAATCGGCTCCGCGACTTCTGGCTCTGGCTCAGCTCCACCCTGTGGTTCATCCCCGGCACGATGGTGGTCGTGTCCGTCCTGCTGGCCGTGGCGCTGACGGCGCTCGACGTCGTGATCGGCCACGACTGGACCGAGGACCATCCCCTGTTCTTCGGCGTGGGCGCGGAGGGCGCGCGCGGCATGCTCTCGGCCATCGCGGGCTCGATGATGACCGTGGCCAGCCTCACCTTCTCGCTCACCATCTCCACGCTCGCCACGGCGTCGTCGCAGTACACCTCGCGCCTCATCCGCAACTTCATGCGCGACCGGTACAACCAGTTCGTCCTGGGCTACTTCGTCGGGCTGTTCGCCTACTGCCTCGTCGTGCTGCGCACCATCCGCGGCGGCGACGAGGGCCGGGAGTTCATCCCCGCCATCGCGGTGATGGCGGGGCTGGTGCTCGCCCTGGTCAGCATCGGCGTGCTCATCTTCTTCATCCACCACATCGCCTCCTCCATCCAGGCGGCGACCATCCTCGAGCGGGTGACCCACGAGACGCTCGCGGCCCTGGCCACGTGGTTTCCCCAGGAGATGGGTCAGCCCGCGCGCCCCGGCACGGAGATTCCCCAGAAGGCCGAGGCGCCGGGCACCGTCTGGCACGCCATCACCGCCGACCGCACGGGCTACGTGCGCAGCGTGGATGAACAGGCCTTGCTGGACCTCGCCACCCGGAACGACACGGTGGTGCGCATGGAGGTGGACGTCGGCGGGTTCGTCACCCGACACGGCGTGCTCTGCACCATCGCCCGGGTGAAGCCCCTGGACGAGGCCTTGCTGCGCGGCCTGCGCGGCGCCTTCGGCGTGGGCGGCTCGCGCACGGTGCAGCAGGACCCCGCGTTCGGGGTGCGGCAACTCGTGGACATCGGACTCAAGGCGTTGTCGGCCGGGGTGAACGACACCACCACGGGGGTCATGTGCGTGGACTACCTCGGGGCGGTCCTCGAGTGCATCACCCGACGGAACATTCCGGAGCAGCTGCGCGCCCAGGATGGCACCCTGCGGGTCATCGCGAAGGGCCGCTCGTTCGAGGGGCTCGTGGGCCTGTGCTTCGATCAGATCCGCCTGTGCGCCGGGGAGAACGTGGCCGTGCAGGTGTCCCTGCTGCGCGCCTTCACCCACGCCGCGCGGCAGACCGGTGACCCCGCGCGGCGCCGGGTGCTGCTCGGACAGGCCCAGCGCGTGGCGGAGGTGGCCGACCGCACGCTCCCGTTCGACCACGACCGGGCCCAGGTCCGAGCGGCCCTCGAGCCGTGTCTGGCCCAGCTCGATCTGCCGGGCGCGCCCAGGGCCGAGGCGCTGCTGCCGCCCCGGCCCTGA